The nucleotide window CCCGGTGGCCCCACAGACAACACAGAAACACACCCCAGCAGAGCGCCTCTAGCTGGGGTTTTTCTCTGTTTTGCCCACCCACCAGCCTAAATATCGCTACAGTAGTTGGGGCACAAAGAAGCACAAAGGAGAATCCATGATTCAGTTCGTCGTCGGCGCCGCCGCAGGCTACGTATTCGGCACCAAAGCCGGCCGCAAGCGCTACGAGCAAATCAAAAAAGGCTATCTCGCAACCGTCAACTCCCCCGTCACTCAAAAAGCAGTCACCGTGACACGCAAAGCTCTCGCCGACAAGCTCGACCCTCAACCGCGCATGAAGGAAGTCCGCAACCTGCGCACGGAAGACGGACACACCGTCCTCGAACCAGACGAAGGCTAACGCACCTGGGGTTTGATCGCCCGGTCAAGCAGCTGCCTGCGCACCTGTTCCAAAGCCACCAGATCTGCGAACAAAGAGTTGTAGGCTGCAGAATCATCGCCGGGGCGCATGCGCTGCAGCTGCCCCTTCAACTGGGCAATCTGATTGCCCACCCGGACTTCCTGCAAACGAGCCAAGACACTATCCGCGTAGGCTTCCAAAGAGTCGTCGCTGACATGCATCGACTCCACCGCGAGTTCAGCGATCAGCGACTGTGCCACCAAATCATTGACCTTGCTGGAGACCTCCGGAACCCACTGCTTTGCACTCATCGTCGCACCCGTGGCACTACCGCCGGCATCAATAATCGCCTGCCTGACGGCCTGATACGCGGGGTTGCTAAAGCACCCTTGTTCAAGCCCGTCGAAGAAGCTGCCCGCTAACGATGGGTACTGCAAAGCAACTTTGAGTGCTTCCCTCTCGCACCACAACCGTGGGTTCTTTGGATCAGGCAGCACCAAGGTCGAAGCCGGTGCCGTATCAACGGGGGCGGAGGTGGCCTGCGCGAAGCGACGCGCGCGCAAGGGCTTCGTAGCGGGCTTGGGGGCAGCTTTAGCCGCCCGAACCTGTGCCACGATCTCCGCCGGGTCGCCCCACCCAGTCCAGCCTGCTAGCTGGCGGGCGTACTCGTTGCGCAAGGCTTCGTCGCGAATCCCAGCCACTACCGGCACAGCCCGTCGGATCGCTTGCACCCTGCCGTCAACGCTGTCCAAGGAATAGCTTTCCACCAACGAGCGAATAACAAACTCGAACATGGGCACGCGACTAGCCACCAAGTCGCGCACCGCAGCATCGCCCTTCTGCAGGCGAAGATCACAAGGATCCATCCCATCCGGGGCAACAGCCACATAGGACTGCCCCGTGAACTGTTGTTCGCCTTCAAATGCGCGCATCGCTGCCTTCTGCCCGGCTTCGTCGCCGTCGAAGGTGTAGATCAGTTCGCCGCGGAAGAAGTTGTCATCCAGCATCAACCTGCGCAGCATCTGCAGGTGTTCCTCTCCGAATGCGGTACCGCATGCTGCGACAGCGGTGGTAATTCCCGCAGCGTGGCAGGCCATCACGTCCGTATACCCCTCGACCACCACAGCTTGGTGCCCCGCCGCAATGGACTTTTTAGCCATATCCAAGCCGAACAACACCTTCGACTTCTTGTACAGCATCGTCTCTGGGGTGTTCATGTACTTGCCCAGTTTGTCATCATCAAACAACTTCCGGGCACCGAAACCGATGACGTCGCCCGCCAAGTTTCGGATCGGCCACAGCAGGCGCCGGTGAAAACGATCAATCGGACCCCTACGCCCCATCGTCGACAACCCTGCGGCCTCGAGCTCCTTAAAATCAAAGCCCTTGCGCATGAGATGCTTGGTCAACGTATCCCAGCCCGCCGGCGCATAACCGCAGCCAAATTCATGGGCATGCTCGGCGGTGAAACCGCGATCAGTCAAGAATGCGCGAGCCGTCGCGGCGTCATCAGTTTCGAGCTGTTGCCTGTAAAACTCGTGAGCAGCTTTATTGGCTGCCACTAAACGCTGGCGTGTACCTGGCTCCTCCCTGCGCCCAGGCCCACCGCCCTCATAGTTGATCTGATAACCGATTTTTTCCGCGCACACTTCCACGGCTTCGGGGAAACTGATGTGCTCCATCTCCATGAGAAAACTGAACACATCACCACCCTTACCTGTGGAAAAACAGTGGTAATAGCCACGTGAGGGACGAACGTGAAAGGAGGGAGTCTTTTCGTCTTTAAACGGCGACAGGCCTTTCAGTGAGTCGCTGCCCCCCGGCTTCAACTGGACGTACTCACCGACGATCTCTTCAATCGCTGTGCGTTCACGGATAGCTTGAATATCGCTTTCCGGAATCCTTCCTTTGCCCATAAGGCTAAACATTACGTGCTTAAACAACTCCGCGCCACGGCCTACTAAGCTAACGGCTATGTCTAGTCCGAATGGGCCGTACAAAAAGGTCGCTGGTGCGGCTGCAGCCGTCGCTGTAGCCGCCGTCGCCGCATGGTTTGGTGTGGATTCTCCTGCGCGGGATGACGCGCGCCCTGAGTCGACCCGCAGCACCGCATCCACGCCCAGCACCACACCCAAATCCAGCACCGCACCCACATCCAGCAAGCGCGCAAAAGACACCCAAGAAGATGTGTGCCCGCTATCGTCCCTGCCGCCCGAGGCCGAGGAAGTCGTCGACGACATTTTGAACGGCGGCCCCTTCGCCCACCCCGACAACGATGGGGTGCGCTTTGGAAACTACGAGCACGTCCTGCCACAGCAATCACGCAATTACTACCGCGAATACACCGTGGACACACCTGGTGTGAAGCACCGCGGCGCCCGACGCATTGTGGTGGGCGGCGGCTCTAAAACCGACCCCGATGTGTGGTTCTACACCGACGACCATTACGAGAGTTTCTGCGAGATCCCCGATGCCGAACAATAATCTCCACCCCAATTCTTGCCCACCGTCGGG belongs to Corynebacterium argentoratense DSM 44202 and includes:
- a CDS encoding ribonuclease domain-containing protein; translation: MSSPNGPYKKVAGAAAAVAVAAVAAWFGVDSPARDDARPESTRSTASTPSTTPKSSTAPTSSKRAKDTQEDVCPLSSLPPEAEEVVDDILNGGPFAHPDNDGVRFGNYEHVLPQQSRNYYREYTVDTPGVKHRGARRIVVGGGSKTDPDVWFYTDDHYESFCEIPDAEQ
- the dnaG gene encoding DNA primase, with translation MGKGRIPESDIQAIRERTAIEEIVGEYVQLKPGGSDSLKGLSPFKDEKTPSFHVRPSRGYYHCFSTGKGGDVFSFLMEMEHISFPEAVEVCAEKIGYQINYEGGGPGRREEPGTRQRLVAANKAAHEFYRQQLETDDAATARAFLTDRGFTAEHAHEFGCGYAPAGWDTLTKHLMRKGFDFKELEAAGLSTMGRRGPIDRFHRRLLWPIRNLAGDVIGFGARKLFDDDKLGKYMNTPETMLYKKSKVLFGLDMAKKSIAAGHQAVVVEGYTDVMACHAAGITTAVAACGTAFGEEHLQMLRRLMLDDNFFRGELIYTFDGDEAGQKAAMRAFEGEQQFTGQSYVAVAPDGMDPCDLRLQKGDAAVRDLVASRVPMFEFVIRSLVESYSLDSVDGRVQAIRRAVPVVAGIRDEALRNEYARQLAGWTGWGDPAEIVAQVRAAKAAPKPATKPLRARRFAQATSAPVDTAPASTLVLPDPKNPRLWCEREALKVALQYPSLAGSFFDGLEQGCFSNPAYQAVRQAIIDAGGSATGATMSAKQWVPEVSSKVNDLVAQSLIAELAVESMHVSDDSLEAYADSVLARLQEVRVGNQIAQLKGQLQRMRPGDDSAAYNSLFADLVALEQVRRQLLDRAIKPQVR